A genome region from Trichoderma asperellum chromosome 7, complete sequence includes the following:
- a CDS encoding uncharacterized protein (EggNog:ENOG41), with protein sequence MSSTMSSANRKMTRGGRAWSEQEDAFLMQTRENKMPYKQIAHQLHKTELACRLHFHQLVRNSARGRRNRGSVSSMSDLSPEMDAAGPSSSAFRRRRVPHKRTESDSSMSTISSREYYLPRITESGGDPARQHIILPRPAAMTDDPAYTTNRTAWRPHSVAEEFAPFHDHHSHHYHHRTPSLPPQREMVPLPLPSTAADMPVQVDLPRLHAIYDAHRGAFWNHIASEYGYNTSPETLEDAWRTGVYNGVQHYPYPSFNRPMTPVSSPEVERRHHSVDRTRISSIISGDDDASHADRR encoded by the exons ATGTCATCAACAATGTCTTCCGCAAACCGAAAAATGACTCGTGGAGGACGCGCATGGAGTGAACAAGAG GATGCGTTCCTCATGCAGACTCGTGAAAACAAGATGCCGTACAAGCAGATTGCCCATCAACTTCACAAAACAGAGCTGGCTTGTCGGCTGCATTTTCACCAGCTAGTCCGCAACAGTGCTCGTGGTCGCCGAAACCGAGGCTCGGTGTCTTCCATGTCAGATCTCTCGCCTGAAATGGATGCCGCAgggccctcttcttcagctttcCGCAGAAGACGGGTACCACACAAAAGGACTGAGAGTGACAGCTCGATGTCGACTATATCTAGCCGCGAATACTACCTTCCCAGGATCACGGAGTCCGGTGGCGACCCTGCTAGACAGCACATCATCCTGCCGCGGCCCGCAGCCATGACTGATGACCCTGCGTACACCACCAACCGAACAGCATGGCGTCCTCACAGCGTGGCCGAGGAATTTGCCCCCTTTCACGACCATCATTCCCATCATTACCATCACAGAACACCATCTCTGCCACCTCAAAGAGAGATGGTGCCTCTCCCTTTGCCGTCGACTGCGGCTGACATGCCGGTGCAAGTCGACCTCCCGCGCCTCCATGCCATCTATGACGCTCACCGTGGCGCCTTCTGGAACCACATTGCGAGCGAGTATGGCTACAACACGTCCCCGGAGACGCTAGAGGATGCGTGGAGGACTGGTGTATATAACGGCGTGCAGCACTATCCTTATCCTTCCTTTAATCGTCCCATGACACCAGTGAGTAGTCCTGAGGTCGAGAGGAGGCACCATAGCGTGGATCGGACGAGAATTTCGTCAATCATATCCGGGGATGATGACGCTTCTCATGCTGATAGACgataa